One part of the Dermacentor andersoni chromosome 2, qqDerAnde1_hic_scaffold, whole genome shotgun sequence genome encodes these proteins:
- the LOC126539974 gene encoding uncharacterized protein produces the protein MQQGSLVKPVRFLTRKHVFPTNIEKMNVKRAIQVLSPAVTAALKLLQEQVGHTCDASFAGVGPTVEFMDTAHRWFMLMDVSNCTQHIHQNNADCKQFESTSDKRLIWLETSFLDYLADLESQCLAKNFLTKETYEGLVMTTRSNVERIRYLLEEVRFHFVLTRKMSSDPIEPFFGWLRKSAGSNDQTDARDVLSGIEKTLKTGIASAAGTSNVMAAEGSDCLSTLPQQKNTREGTSEEFRADACRDLTERLKRGQPLLPTPDVAALAMVGGYLARAVQENINCEECVSLLKKPNASAPSDSLIKHQDRGGLIYPSGQLLAVLYALEKFIDVLLARRRHMNQPSKEAVSNAAAILREHKTLTCSTPGHQENLLQLLLTKLFRLVFTNLQ, from the coding sequence ATGCAGCAAGGCAGCCTTGTAAAGCCAGTTCGATTTCTAACGAGAAAACACGTGTTCCCCACAAACATCGAAAAAATGAACGTAAAAAGAGCAATCCAAGTTTTGTCTCCTGCGGTGACAGCGGCACTGAAGCTCCTGCAAGAGCAAGTGGGCCACACATGCGACGCAAGTTTCGCAGGTGTCGGACCGACGGTTGAATTCATGGACACCGCGCACCGCTGGTTCATGCTCATGGACGTCAGCAATTGTACCCAGCACATACACCAGAACAATGCAGATTGCAAGCAGTTCGAATCTACAAGCGATAAACGGCTAATCTGGCTTGAAACAAGCTTCCTCGACTACCTGGCCGATCTCGAAAGCCAGTGCCTGGCGAAGAACTTCTTAACCAAGGAGACTTACGAAGGCCTGGTGATGACAACTCGTTCAAATGTTGAGCGCATTCGATATCTTCTTGAAGAGGTGCGCTTTCACTTTGTTTTAACGAGAAAAATGTCGTCTGACCCAATCGAGCCGTTTTTTGGCTGGCTGAGGAAGTCAGCAGGTTCAAATGATCAAACGGATGCCCGAGATGTTCTGTCAGGTATTGAGAAGACTCTGAAGACTGGCATCGCATCGGCGGCTGGTACGAGCAACGTAATGGCAGCAGAAGGCAGCGATTGCCTGTCAACGCTGCCGCAACAGAAAAACACAAGGGAAGGAACCAGCGAGGAATTCCGTGCAGATGCATGTAGAGACCTCACAGAGCGACTCAAGCGAGGACAGCCTCTGCTTCCTACTCCAGATGTCGCAGCATTGGCTATGGTCGGCGGCTACTTGGCAAGAGCTGTACAAGAAAATATCAATTGCGAGGAGTGCGTCAGCCTGTTAAAAAAGCCAAACGCCTCGGCGCCCTCGGACTCGCTGATAAAGCACCAAGACCGCGGTGGACTCATCTACCCATCTGGACAACTTTTAGCGGTTCTCTACGCATTAGAGAAATTTATCGACGTTCTTCTCGCAAGAAGGAGGCACATGAATCAGCCTTCGAAGGAGGCTGTGAGTAATGCCGCTGCAATACTCCGCGAGCACAAAACCTTGACGTGCTCGACGCCAGGACACCAAGAGAACCTGCTGCAACTGTTGCTGACAAAGCTTTTTCGCCTAGTATTCACAAATTTGCAATGA